The Pseudoalteromonas sp. N1230-9 genome segment ACTTGAACGCCAACAACAAGCAATGCAGATTTTAGCCGACAAAGTGTTCTCTCCACATGTACTTGCTAACATGCAACCGCTTTATAACTACCTACTACAACAGCGCCGCGGTTTTAATCATTATGGTAAAAATGAAGATCCTAAACCACATGGTATGATTTTAGGCATGCAAAAGCTGGTACTTGCTCAGCTATTACACCCGGCTGTGATGCTGCGTATTTCAGACAGTGCTATGTATGGTAATGAGTATTCACTTAACCAATTTATGAATGACTTAACAGCAAGCATTTTTGTCGACGGCAAAAAAGCAAATACATTAAGCCATAACTTACAAGTTGAGTATGTGAATCAACTGATTGCCATTGCCGGTTTAACTAAAGCCAGCAAGCACGATAATCTCGCTAAAGCTGCGGCTCTTTATCAACTTAACCAAATTGCTGATATCAGCACTCCTTGGGGAGCAGATACTGCTGCTAAAGCGCATAAACAATATATTAATCGCTTAATTAGCAAAGCATTAGACGCTTAACCAACAGTAAAAAGGCTGCCAATTGGCAGCCTTTTTACTCATTGTTTCGCCTATGCCATTGCAGGGCGTGACTTGTAATATTGGATACAACCAAGTTGTGCCGCGTTTGTTAGTAAGATCATCACAAACGTTAAAATATGCGATACACTCGGTGCAGCCATCGACAGCTCAGCGCCAAGGCCACAACTACCAGCAACAAATTGCAGACTAAAGTAACGAGCACTTAAATTACTAATATCACCACTTTTAATGGTTTTATAAGTTTGCGGCATAACACGAATCGAGCTCATCACCAAGCCAACATAAGTTAACCAGTTAAGCACAGTGGCCATATCAAGCGTCGGACTGAGCAGCAAAGTAAATGGTACAACACACAATACTAACAATCCTGCTAACTGCATTCGCTGCTGGCGAGCTGCGTTATATCGAACAAAGTAATAGAGAATTAAACCGCTGAGCATGCCCGTTACAATAAACGGCAGTATCATGTAAAAACGTTGAAAATATAAATTGTAAGTAATGAAGTAGATGCTCTGCGCGACACCAAAACTCATCATCAACAGTGATACGCCCGACACACTATGATTTTTACGAATCTTATTTAATAGCGGATAAAAGCTAAACGCTAGAATAAAACATGAAATAATCGGCAAAAAGTGCGCCAAAACAACCCCCTCTCGTTACAATTTGGTTAATAAGTTAGCAATTTATCAATCACTGCTACTAAACATGTAAACAACTGTTTTTTAAGTGATTTAAAAGAGCGCGGCATTTTAATGAGGCCCACAGAGAAAGCAACGAGGTAGAAAAAACAGCCAAGCTGTAAGTGGCAAGATTTCCGTACAGGGTGTTTATAATCAATGACACTAATTCGCAACTTGAATAGTTACTCGAATCTAGGTACATTGAATAAATAATGGCCAGGAGGGCAGTTCTATGAAGTCAATTTTATTTACACTTGTTCTAAGCGCTTTTTTAGTAGGATGTAAGAGTACAGAGCAACAGGCCCCTACTCCTCCAAGTGTTGCCAGTCTATTAAACGCAGCAAATTTTGAACACATTGAACTAACAGATCCAAAGTTGTTTGCATTGCCTGATGATGAGCAAAAACGTTTCCTTGATTATTTTACCAAACGCCAAGGTAAAGGTTTAAGAGACGACCAAATTCTTTATCATTACTTAGAAAATAAGCTCACCAACTTCAATTACTTTAGCGCTACACTCAACGCCGAACAGACCCTTCAAGAGCATGAAGGGAACTGTATTAGCTTAGCTATTTTAACTCACGCATATGCGCAACTAGTAGGGCTAAAAACAGGTTTCCAAGCGGTGTCGAGTGAACCTGTGTACAGTAAACAAAATAACATCGTGTATGTATCGGGCCATTTTCGCACCAAAGTCTATGCCCCTTTGAATGAAGATGATAATTACCTTGTACCACCTGGCAGTATAATTGATTATTTTCCGTCTCGTGGTAGCTTTTATTCAGGCCATGCTGAGCTCAAAGATTTAATCAGCCGCTATTATAGTAACTTAGCTGCACAAGCTCTGGCCTTAAAACAATTCGATTTAAGCTACAGTTATATTTTAAAAGCCAATGAATACACACCAAATGCACCCTCGCTTTATAATTTAGCAGCTGTTTTACATCGTCAATCAGGTGATTTAGCTGGGGCAAAACATATTTATCAAACAGCGATACAATATGGTTTTAAAGATACTAATTTACTACATAATTACGCAGTACTTGCCAAACAACTAGATGATCACTCATTAGCAGAACAGCTCAATTCACAGTTAGCGATGCTAGAGCAGGATCCATTCGAATTACTCACAACAGCGATTAACGCTCGTAATAATGGCCAGTTTTACAAAGCAAAACAGCAGCTGGAAGATGCTATAGCACTAGCCCCTTATTTATCAGAACCTTATGTGGAGTTAGCGATTATTAGTTACCAACAAGGTAATGAACAAAGCACTAAGGAGTGGTTAGAAAAAGCCATTGAGATAGAAAATAAAGACGAAAAACTTGCGCTATACCACGCCAAGCTTTTCGCCTTAAAAGACCAACACTAAGTTATAGCGAGTAGTAAAAACTTAGCCAAGCGCGTAGATCATTTTCAAAGTCGTCGCTTTCTACTCGGGCGACGCCAAAATCAATATTTACATCATTCAAACCCGCAGGTCCCAGACCAAAGCTAAAGTCTCCTCGCCACTTGAGGCCGTAGCTTTGCGCATAGACCCGGTTATCAACTTGATGCTGTTGGTAGTAAAGCCAAGGTAATGAATCTTTATAACTAATCCCCCCGCCATAACCTTTATAACGGTTACCAAGCTGGCTAAAAAATGGCAATTCAGGTGCACTAACAAAGCCACTTTGCGTGTCTTTATTAATTAGGTTTGACTCATAACCGCCAAGCGCAAGGGTACTGTCATCACGATATTGCTGAGCAAAATTAACATAAACCGGAATATCAAAGGCATAACCGCTTAGTACGGTGGCAAAGTTATAGCCCTGCCAATTGCTCGAGTCAGCATCACCGGATAACCATTCAGCTCTCAACGACTGACCAAAACCATAACGCTGTCTATCATGTTGCCATTGCTGCTTAAGTCCTAGCTTTAGCCATTGATCGTCACCTTTAGCATAATCACTGTAGTTGTAACTTAAGGTCGGTGTGATATTTAACTGCTGAAACTGCATCGGGTAACTCATGGCAAAATGTGCCCCTGTATTACTGACATTTAGCGGCGTGTTTGAATGGTACTGTTTTGCTGATTCAAGGTCGTAATCAAATAGCAGCGCTTTAAATTTTAAATCAAACGCTGAGTATTTAGCTGCCGCGAACACTCCCTCTAGTGCTTTATCATGTAAATCAACACTATAGCCTGCTTGTAAATCGAGCTGTTTTAAAAAGTCGTTACTTTTTATCCCAAGGGTAAGAAGCGAAGATGAAGCCGAATAATACTGAGATGACAGCGAAAAGGTGGATTTTTGCTGCCATATATCATAATTGGCTGGTTCTATTGGGCTTTGCTTGTAAATCTTCGCTTCAGGTAACACTTCGCTCGTTACTTGCCCTCGCGGTGGCGCTGTATTACTTGCCAACTCAGCAACCTCTAATCCTTGTGGTTGCTCTGCAAAATGCTTTATATCTGGCCCTTCAGCAGTGATCGATAAATATAAAAGTTCACCATTATTCATTGCCATTGGGTATGCAACGGCTTCTTGCCCTTGTGTTAATTGGCGTAGTGAGTTGCGGCTAAGATCATAATGATACAAATCGAGAGCGGCATTCTTACCAGCGACAAAATAAAGCCCTTTGCCATCTGCTTGCCAATTAGGTTGTGACACATACTGATAGCCCTCAGGCATAGGCACAGCTATTGATTGCTGGGAGTTCATGTCTTGTATATACAACTGCCAATTTGCATTCAGTGCCACTTTTAAATATGCAAGCTTAGTTTTATTAGGACTTAGTAATGGATAGTCATAAACCGTTTCTAGGCTCTTCTCAAATAAAGGCGTAGAGACACCCGTATTGAGATCAAAACGCACCAACTCCGAGAAGCCATGCCTAGTTTGCTCAGCGTAAACAGTTTGTCCGTTATCGCTAATTGTAAACCGACGCAGCCCCGCACGATGGGTTAATGCACTTATCTCACCAGTTTCGATATCATAGCGATATAAGTCCGAGATACCCTGAATTGAGCCTTTACCAACGGTTGTTGTGGCGGTAAAAAACAGTGTATCTTCGTCTAACCACTGCGGATTCTTTATACCCTGCTTATTGATTTGATGAAGCACGTGCTTTTGTTTACGTTTAAACACACTCGGTGCTCTATCGGCAATATCTTCAGGATCGTCATCGAGTAGCTGTTGTTGCTGCTTCGCAAAATCATCTGCTGCTTGTTGATTATCGGCTGTACTATAAATAACTAAGCGCGTTTCATCATCTTTGTTTCGCTCTACAATAGCGAGTTTACTATTATCTAAACTTAAAGCTGGGTTTGATGCATATAAATCAAGCTCTAACCAAAGCTTGCTTGTAAGTGTTTGCTCACTCACCTCTTTAGCCATTGCTTTATATGTATATTCAGCAATAAAGCGACGATAAAGCCGCTCAGGTGGGTCGCCAAATACACCGCTAAAAGCGTCATTAAAATCGCGCGATTTAACCGCTTGCATGCGTGTCCACACAGCATCAAGGGTTTTTGGAGAATAGTTATCTTCTAACCAAGCGAGAAAGCGAGCGCCCATTAAATACGCCATTGATCCGGCCATATAACGGTCTTCAGTACGATTTAATTGGCCATAGCTTGGCAGTGCGCCTTGCTGTGCAAATTCAACCAGTATCGCTTCTGAAAGATTATCGTATAAACGGCCACGCCCCGTCATTTTTGATTCTAACAGCGTCGCATAACCCTCAGCAACCCAGCGAGGCATATCGCTTTGTGATAAATCGTAGAGATCCCAAATATTTCTAATTGCTTGTCGAGGTAAGCTGCGCGTAGGCTGAGCCAAATGAACCAAATGGATGTACTCATGCAAAATGAGTAATTGCTGCCAGCTATCTGTATTGGCAATCATCGAATCTGATTGTGGAGGTGTCGTAAATAAAACCATTAAGGGCTTTATTGTAACCGGTAAAGCAAAGCCATTAGATGCGTTAAATGGATCAAAAACAACAACATCAATCACTTCATCCAACGCGCGGTTTTGTTGTTTTAATACCTTATTGCGAACAACTTCCAGCTCGGTTGCCGCTGATTGAGCCCATTGCTGATTCTCTGTACTAAAATGGACATTGAAATGCTCAGTATGAATTGTTTGCCATACTTCTTGACTAAACGCTTGCCCAGCAACAAGTAAAGTACCAATCAACAATGCTTTTATCATCTTAATCCCTGACTTTGTTATTTCAGGATTAGTATGCGTTGCTTTTTGGCAAGTGGGTAGTTAAAAAATGTAAGAAACTATTCAATTTTAATCGGGCGAACCAAGCCTAGTAATTGGTAAACAATAAATATTGTCGCTGCAAACATAATACTGCTTCTAAGTGCCCCCAGACCCGCAAGAGCCATCGCGCCTGTTACAAGCAAAGCAATACAAGTCACTGCACAGCTTACGCAAAGGCCTTTACACTCCTTCTTGTTGCGAGCATAGCAAAGTAAGCCGACAATACCTGTAATGGCTAAAATAGGCAGAAAATATATCATCGCGCACCTCCTTCTGTAGCTTTTGAGAAAGTATACTCAAAAACCCAAACAGGTCAATGATATTGAGAATTATTTTCATTTAAAACCAATTCCGCTCAACGCCTTCTATTTCATATAGGGCAAAATCAGCAAACTGCTCAGCCAGCTCTGCTTTTAAGTAAGGCATTGATACAGAACCAGAAGCCAGTTGTATATACAAGCTCTTAAGCTGTGATCGGCGCATTACATAAGTGCTTATTGTGGTGACGCTTTGCGCTTTATAGATTTCAAAAACACGATACTGCACACCCAGTATGCCGGTTTTAAATACGGCAAAAAAACGGCCGTCATGTTGATACATAGCCAGACCCGTTTTTTGATAATTCAAAAACACACCGATCATCAAAACTAAGCCCACGACAATGCTCCACAACATCGTAGCAGCATCAAATAAAGCATTGAAAATTAAAGCAGAAAATACAGTAGGTAGAATTACATATAAAAACGTATTTTTATAAAGTAAAGCTCGCTCAGGCTTAATAAAGCTAAGCTCCGTTAAATCAACAAACCATGGAAATAACCAGCCACATACGGCTTTTACTTGCTCTTTGGTGATTACTGGCATCACTAACGTTTGTTTATTTTTATGTGCCGCAACCCCAGCTGCCACACCACCACTACTCACTTGTGGGCAAATTAAGGTATAGCGATTAAGGAACTTGGCAATAATATTTTGTTTAATTTGCACACTTTGAATTTTCGACACGCTGATCGAGAGTTGCTGGCGCTCAAATAAACCTGCCACACGCTTAAACTTACCGTCTTGAAAGTACAGCTGAAAGTTAAAAAAGCGCACTAATGCCATGACAACAGAAAGTAAAATGGCACATAAAACAATGGCTACAACCATAATTAACACAGTGATTGCAGCCGCACTGCCAATGAACGCAGCTTGCTCATTCAGTATGGTCTCTAGGCGGTTTATGATGGTTTTTTCGAGGTACTCAAAAATCACATTCATAAATGGAGCAAGTGCAGCCAATGCCAATATTGCCATGTTCGACATCAAACCAAACTTAGCAATTTCAGCATTGCTGATCGTTAAGGTTGTCGGTTTATCTGTTACTTCGCCCTGCTCAATAGGTAGCTGCTCTTGCTGTTGTAACTGAGCCTTAAATTCCATAACTTGTTCGCGCACTTGCTCGGCGTAGCTAAGCTTTACTCCCGGGATCACAGCTTCTTGAGCACTACTACCGGCGGCATCGAAAATACAATTAACCAAATTAACCGGCTGAAAATAAAAAGGTTCGGCTATGTTTACGTTCTGTACGCGAGCAAATTTTAGGGTTAGCCGTTCTTTTTTGAATACCCCTTTATTGAGCAGTATTTCGTTACCATCCGTTATGCGATATTTAAAATTACGATAATAAGCAAAGGCATACAGCACTAAAACTAACGAGGCCACGGTAACGGCTATTTGCCCCCAAAACAGCTTTTGTTCAACTTGCGTAACAAATAACACCAAAATTGGCAGTAAATTAAGCAGCCCATCTTTTATGAAGCGCAGTGCAAAGTGAACAATAAAGTACAGTAGTGCCCATGGCGACACGCGTTGCCATTGTTGATCACTCATCGGCAAGCTCATTTTCTTGAGTTGCTGCATTATCACCATAACTTTGCACGAACTGGCGGACATCATTGCATTGTTGGTCAGTTAACCCGCTGATATGTAAGTCAGCACTCATGCCACCTGCACTGTAAAGCCTGAGTGTTGCAAGTCCTAACTTTCGCTCAATTGGGCCGCGATGAATTTCGGTGTGTTGCACGCGAGAAATTGGCAATAAGGTGATTTGTTGCCAAATTAGCCCCCGCTTAAAGGCAATATCATGCTCTCTTACTGCCACCCCTTTAGCGCGAACGCTGTAAAGGTTGTAAACCATCGACAGTATTACCAACAATGGCAAAGCCAGAAGCCAAGGTAAAGCAATGGCTTCGCTAACGGCAGGATTAAAATGCCGTACAGCAATAATCACGGCCATTAGAGGCACATAAAACAACAACCAATTTAGTTGTACATGCCATATTGCATTATCTGCAAGTGATTGAAATTGTATGCGCTGATGCTGTGGAAGGGTTTCTATTTGTTGATTACTAAACACGATCGTTCCTTGTTAAGGCCAGTTTTAACTGACCTTACTCATACTCGGTACTTTTTATACCCAGCGAAGAGAGGTAGCAAGTGTATGCTTGTCACCCGGCGCTAACTCAACGCTATCTTCAAGTACATTGGCGGCTTCTAAACATAACATCACGTGATATTCATCATCGGCAAAATTAGATAGCCTTTTTGATTTATCAATCCACGGGTTCCATAACACACATGACCGCGAATTTTCTCGGCTTACTTCAATGATCCCATCTGGCGTAATGATACGTTGTGTATCTTGTGCTTGGGTATAAACCATGTCGGTTTCACGAGCAAATGAAACCAAATCATGTTGCTCAAATGGACCTTCACCAAATTCTATATATTTAGAGCCCTGTAAACCATCAACTTTGGTTTCTTCAATCGCAGGCGTAGGGAAATAAGTATGTAATGCCTGCGTAAAATTAAGTGTTTCATTATCAAGGTTCGTTGTTGTTAAACGCACTTCTAAACTCGTTGATAAAATAAATTCCACCAATAGTTTAGTTTTGTGTGGCCAATACTTTTCATCAATTTGATTCATTGGCAATGACAAGCTGATGTAGATCGAGTTTTCCTCTTCTTTCACCTGTTCAGCACGCCAAAGTCCCGTACGAGCAACACCATGAGCAGGCCAGCCTTCATGTTGGCTCACACCAAACCACGGCCAACAAATTGGAATGCCACCACGAACGCCCTTACCTTCTTGATAATCTTCCTGCTGAGAAACCCACAGTAATGGCTTTTTACCTGTCGGTGTAAACTCTGTAATTTGCGCACCTTGTAAAAAGATAGTGGCATCACAAAACTCACTGGCTACTTTAATAAACTCAAGACCAGTCTCACTTTGCTCAATCGTAACTGATGGCGATAGCTTCATAATTCGTCCCATTAAATGAAAGAAAAGAAATAGTTAAATAACCCCACAATACCCAAAGCCATAGTAGTTAGTAAATAATATTTAGTTATTTGATGAAATTGTTTACTACTTTGTGCGTGTGCAGGCGAAAAGCGCTATTTAATTATAAAGAACATCTACATTATTATGTGATACACCAAACGAGATTTAATTACTACTCAAATAAAAATCTCCTCTGAAAATTAGGCTATTTATAGCAAACATAGCCACAAATTATTTGAACTCAATTTATTTGATGTGTAATATTTCGCGGCTTCGGTCGTTCTAGGCCGCCTTTAAAGAGACAAAAACATGCAAAAGTATGACGAACTACTTGTGTCATTACGTAAAGTAATCAGAGCAATCGATCTGCATTCTAAGCAGCTCAACAAAACGTCTGGGTTAACAGGCCCGCAATTACTTATCATGAATGAAGTAGCACAAACAGACGGCATCACAGCAAGTCGTATTGCTCAAAACGTCAACTTAAGCCCTGCAACTGTGACCAATATTCTTGACCGAATTGAAAACAGAGAGCTTATCACCCGTGTGCGCAGTCAAATGGATAAGCGCCGCGTCAGCTTGTATTTAACAGAAAAAGGCAAAGCACTTTTAGAGCAAGCTCCTCAGCCATTGCAAGAGCACTTCATAGAAAAATTTTCAGCCCTCGAAGAGTGGGAGCAAAGCTTATTGCTTTCATCAATGCAACGTATTGCAGCAATGATGGATGCTGATCAGCTTGATGCATCACCACTATTAGAAGTTGGCGCCATAACAAAATCACTCGATCACAATAGTTAATTGCAAAACTGGTTGATTAATATTAATTTTTTGTGGCTACCCTTGGGTTGAGTGTGAATATCAACTATGCTAGTAGTACCCATTCCAACACTAGCGAAAATCATGCTTAAACTTTCAAAGTTAGCCCTCGCAATCGCCTTGGGCACTACTTCTAGTCTTAGTCAGGCATCTGAAATAGATGACCTTCAAAAACAGCTGCAATTACTTAAAGAGCAAATGCAGCAACTCCAGAGCAAGCTTGATGCTGCCGAGGAAAAATCGCAGCAACAAGCTGATAAACAAGCGCAGATTGATGCACAGGTTGCAAGGCAACAAAAGCAACTTGAGGAGCAAACTGCTGCTGTTGAAACCGTATCAGACAAAAAAGAATCTGGTATTCATGTTGGTGGAGCTGTGCGAACAAACTACAGCTATACCTCGTATGATGACGGTAACAAAAATCGTGGCGGTGACTTCGACTTCGATATCTTTAGACTGAATTTTTCAGGGGATGTCGGTGATGTGCAACTAAATGCTGAAATTCGTTTCTTTGACTATATGACAGCAGTTAAATATGCCTATGCAGCCTACGACTTTGCCGAAGACTGGCAAGTGCAGGCAGGTATAACCAAAGTTCCTTTTGGTAACTGGCCATATAATTCACACAACTACTTCTTTGGAACAACCTATTATGTAGGTTTGGAAGATGATCACGATTTAGGTGTGCTATTAAAACGAAAAATTGCCGATAACTGGCAAATTGATCTTGGCTTTTTCAAAAATGATGAGCTAGGTGGTGTCGACGGTTATGTTGATGATCGCAGCGATCGCTACTCATACGATGTAGTTGGTTTCCGTTCAGCAGACGAAGGCATTTATGCCGAGCCAGGCAATGCTATTGG includes the following:
- a CDS encoding TolB family protein; protein product: MIKALLIGTLLVAGQAFSQEVWQTIHTEHFNVHFSTENQQWAQSAATELEVVRNKVLKQQNRALDEVIDVVVFDPFNASNGFALPVTIKPLMVLFTTPPQSDSMIANTDSWQQLLILHEYIHLVHLAQPTRSLPRQAIRNIWDLYDLSQSDMPRWVAEGYATLLESKMTGRGRLYDNLSEAILVEFAQQGALPSYGQLNRTEDRYMAGSMAYLMGARFLAWLEDNYSPKTLDAVWTRMQAVKSRDFNDAFSGVFGDPPERLYRRFIAEYTYKAMAKEVSEQTLTSKLWLELDLYASNPALSLDNSKLAIVERNKDDETRLVIYSTADNQQAADDFAKQQQQLLDDDPEDIADRAPSVFKRKQKHVLHQINKQGIKNPQWLDEDTLFFTATTTVGKGSIQGISDLYRYDIETGEISALTHRAGLRRFTISDNGQTVYAEQTRHGFSELVRFDLNTGVSTPLFEKSLETVYDYPLLSPNKTKLAYLKVALNANWQLYIQDMNSQQSIAVPMPEGYQYVSQPNWQADGKGLYFVAGKNAALDLYHYDLSRNSLRQLTQGQEAVAYPMAMNNGELLYLSITAEGPDIKHFAEQPQGLEVAELASNTAPPRGQVTSEVLPEAKIYKQSPIEPANYDIWQQKSTFSLSSQYYSASSSLLTLGIKSNDFLKQLDLQAGYSVDLHDKALEGVFAAAKYSAFDLKFKALLFDYDLESAKQYHSNTPLNVSNTGAHFAMSYPMQFQQLNITPTLSYNYSDYAKGDDQWLKLGLKQQWQHDRQRYGFGQSLRAEWLSGDADSSNWQGYNFATVLSGYAFDIPVYVNFAQQYRDDSTLALGGYESNLINKDTQSGFVSAPELPFFSQLGNRYKGYGGGISYKDSLPWLYYQQHQVDNRVYAQSYGLKWRGDFSFGLGPAGLNDVNIDFGVARVESDDFENDLRAWLSFYYSL
- a CDS encoding porin, whose translation is MLKLSKLALAIALGTTSSLSQASEIDDLQKQLQLLKEQMQQLQSKLDAAEEKSQQQADKQAQIDAQVARQQKQLEEQTAAVETVSDKKESGIHVGGAVRTNYSYTSYDDGNKNRGGDFDFDIFRLNFSGDVGDVQLNAEIRFFDYMTAVKYAYAAYDFAEDWQVQAGITKVPFGNWPYNSHNYFFGTTYYVGLEDDHDLGVLLKRKIADNWQIDLGFFKNDELGGVDGYVDDRSDRYSYDVVGFRSADEGIYAEPGNAIGEYNTFSGRYGYHFEHEGGKTELGVSALSGGLHDGEDRAGDYYAWAVHLNSTIGPWNFQLQHGEYNYDIDNVNRMAVGAYAFYDSIAAEATMTNANIAYSLPVEWGPVTDLQFYNDYGIIYDKSDNSADTWMNVTGVSVAAGGLFTYFDFVQAKNQPFVGGSVAGDSDETETRFNINIGYYF
- a CDS encoding MarR family winged helix-turn-helix transcriptional regulator; this translates as MQKYDELLVSLRKVIRAIDLHSKQLNKTSGLTGPQLLIMNEVAQTDGITASRIAQNVNLSPATVTNILDRIENRELITRVRSQMDKRRVSLYLTEKGKALLEQAPQPLQEHFIEKFSALEEWEQSLLLSSMQRIAAMMDADQLDASPLLEVGAITKSLDHNS
- a CDS encoding PH domain-containing protein; protein product: MFSNQQIETLPQHQRIQFQSLADNAIWHVQLNWLLFYVPLMAVIIAVRHFNPAVSEAIALPWLLALPLLVILSMVYNLYSVRAKGVAVREHDIAFKRGLIWQQITLLPISRVQHTEIHRGPIERKLGLATLRLYSAGGMSADLHISGLTDQQCNDVRQFVQSYGDNAATQENELADE
- a CDS encoding PH domain-containing protein — encoded protein: MSDQQWQRVSPWALLYFIVHFALRFIKDGLLNLLPILVLFVTQVEQKLFWGQIAVTVASLVLVLYAFAYYRNFKYRITDGNEILLNKGVFKKERLTLKFARVQNVNIAEPFYFQPVNLVNCIFDAAGSSAQEAVIPGVKLSYAEQVREQVMEFKAQLQQQEQLPIEQGEVTDKPTTLTISNAEIAKFGLMSNMAILALAALAPFMNVIFEYLEKTIINRLETILNEQAAFIGSAAAITVLIMVVAIVLCAILLSVVMALVRFFNFQLYFQDGKFKRVAGLFERQQLSISVSKIQSVQIKQNIIAKFLNRYTLICPQVSSGGVAAGVAAHKNKQTLVMPVITKEQVKAVCGWLFPWFVDLTELSFIKPERALLYKNTFLYVILPTVFSALIFNALFDAATMLWSIVVGLVLMIGVFLNYQKTGLAMYQHDGRFFAVFKTGILGVQYRVFEIYKAQSVTTISTYVMRRSQLKSLYIQLASGSVSMPYLKAELAEQFADFALYEIEGVERNWF
- a CDS encoding D-hexose-6-phosphate mutarotase — its product is MKLSPSVTIEQSETGLEFIKVASEFCDATIFLQGAQITEFTPTGKKPLLWVSQQEDYQEGKGVRGGIPICWPWFGVSQHEGWPAHGVARTGLWRAEQVKEEENSIYISLSLPMNQIDEKYWPHKTKLLVEFILSTSLEVRLTTTNLDNETLNFTQALHTYFPTPAIEETKVDGLQGSKYIEFGEGPFEQHDLVSFARETDMVYTQAQDTQRIITPDGIIEVSRENSRSCVLWNPWIDKSKRLSNFADDEYHVMLCLEAANVLEDSVELAPGDKHTLATSLRWV
- a CDS encoding tetratricopeptide repeat protein, encoding MKSILFTLVLSAFLVGCKSTEQQAPTPPSVASLLNAANFEHIELTDPKLFALPDDEQKRFLDYFTKRQGKGLRDDQILYHYLENKLTNFNYFSATLNAEQTLQEHEGNCISLAILTHAYAQLVGLKTGFQAVSSEPVYSKQNNIVYVSGHFRTKVYAPLNEDDNYLVPPGSIIDYFPSRGSFYSGHAELKDLISRYYSNLAAQALALKQFDLSYSYILKANEYTPNAPSLYNLAAVLHRQSGDLAGAKHIYQTAIQYGFKDTNLLHNYAVLAKQLDDHSLAEQLNSQLAMLEQDPFELLTTAINARNNGQFYKAKQQLEDAIALAPYLSEPYVELAIISYQQGNEQSTKEWLEKAIEIENKDEKLALYHAKLFALKDQH